Proteins encoded within one genomic window of Empedobacter falsenii:
- a CDS encoding fumarate reductase/succinate dehydrogenase flavoprotein subunit, giving the protein MSILDSKSPQGDIAQQWSEHKAHLNLVAPNNRDKIDVIVVGTGLAGGSAAATLAELGYKVKAFCYQDSPRRAHSIAAQGGINAAKNYKGDNDSIYRLFYDTIKGGDYRARESNVYRLAEVSGNIIDQCVMQGVPFARDYGGLLDNRSFGGVQVSRTFYAKGQTGQQLLLGAYSAMNQQIHLGHIQMYNRHEMLDIVLVDGKARGIIARNLITGEIERHSAHAVVIATGGYGNVYFLSSNAMGSNVTSAWKIHKKGAYFANPCYVQIHPTCIPIHGTNQSKLTLMSESLRNSGRIWVPKKKEDAEAIRAGKKKAVDIKEEDRDYYLERRYPAFGNLVPRDVASRAAKERCDAGYGIEANETGEGVYLDFTDEIKKKGREVAFANGDQNPSDAEIEKLGKKWIEEKYGNLFQMYWKITDENPYENPMRIYPAIHYTMGGVWVDYNLQSTIPGCFVAGEANFSDHGANRLGASALMQGLADGYFVLPYTIADYLSADIRTGKIPTNTPEFDEAEKAVKDQIQHFLSNKGTKTVDSFHKRLGIIMWNKVGMARNAEGLKEAIAEIAALREEFYRDVKVPGDANEMNTELEKAGRVADFLELGQLMAIDALNRNESCGGHFREEYQTEEGEAMRDDANYTYVAAWEYKGDDINTEVLHKEELNYKYIELKTRSYK; this is encoded by the coding sequence ATGAGTATATTAGATTCAAAATCTCCACAAGGAGATATCGCACAACAATGGAGCGAACACAAAGCACACTTAAACTTAGTGGCTCCAAATAACCGTGATAAAATTGATGTTATTGTTGTAGGTACAGGTTTAGCTGGTGGTTCTGCAGCTGCTACTTTAGCAGAGTTAGGATACAAAGTAAAAGCTTTCTGTTACCAAGATTCACCACGTCGTGCGCACTCTATTGCTGCACAAGGGGGGATTAATGCTGCTAAAAATTATAAAGGAGATAACGACTCTATCTACCGTTTATTTTACGATACAATCAAAGGTGGTGATTACCGCGCTCGTGAGTCTAACGTTTATCGTTTAGCAGAGGTTTCTGGTAATATTATCGACCAATGTGTAATGCAAGGGGTTCCTTTTGCACGTGATTACGGTGGGTTATTAGATAACCGTTCTTTTGGTGGGGTACAAGTATCTCGTACTTTCTATGCGAAAGGTCAAACAGGACAACAATTATTATTAGGAGCTTATTCAGCAATGAATCAGCAAATCCACTTAGGGCACATCCAAATGTACAATCGTCACGAAATGTTAGACATTGTACTTGTAGATGGTAAAGCTCGTGGTATTATCGCTCGTAATTTAATTACAGGTGAAATCGAAAGACATTCTGCTCACGCAGTAGTTATTGCTACTGGTGGTTACGGAAACGTATATTTCTTATCTTCTAATGCAATGGGTTCTAACGTAACTTCTGCATGGAAAATTCACAAAAAAGGTGCTTATTTTGCTAACCCTTGTTATGTACAAATTCACCCAACTTGTATTCCAATCCACGGAACAAATCAATCTAAATTGACTTTAATGTCTGAATCTTTACGTAACTCTGGTCGTATCTGGGTTCCTAAAAAGAAAGAAGACGCTGAAGCAATCCGTGCTGGTAAGAAAAAAGCAGTTGATATCAAAGAAGAAGACAGAGATTACTACTTAGAAAGACGTTATCCTGCATTCGGTAATTTAGTTCCTCGTGACGTTGCATCTCGTGCTGCAAAAGAGCGTTGTGATGCTGGTTATGGTATCGAAGCTAACGAAACTGGAGAAGGAGTTTACTTAGATTTTACAGATGAGATTAAGAAAAAAGGTCGTGAGGTTGCTTTCGCAAACGGAGATCAAAATCCATCAGATGCTGAAATCGAGAAATTAGGTAAAAAATGGATCGAGGAGAAATATGGAAACTTGTTCCAAATGTATTGGAAAATTACAGATGAGAATCCATATGAAAATCCAATGCGTATCTATCCTGCAATTCACTATACAATGGGTGGTGTTTGGGTTGATTACAACTTACAATCTACAATTCCAGGATGTTTCGTAGCTGGAGAGGCTAACTTCTCTGATCACGGAGCTAACCGTTTAGGAGCTTCTGCTTTAATGCAAGGTTTAGCTGATGGTTATTTCGTATTACCTTATACAATTGCAGATTATTTATCAGCAGATATTCGTACAGGTAAAATTCCTACAAATACTCCAGAATTTGACGAAGCTGAAAAAGCTGTTAAAGATCAAATTCAACATTTCTTAAGCAATAAAGGAACTAAAACTGTAGATAGTTTCCACAAACGTTTAGGAATCATCATGTGGAATAAAGTAGGTATGGCTCGTAACGCTGAAGGTTTAAAAGAAGCGATTGCTGAAATTGCTGCTTTACGTGAAGAATTCTACCGCGATGTAAAAGTTCCTGGTGATGCTAACGAAATGAATACTGAGTTAGAAAAAGCTGGACGTGTAGCTGACTTCTTAGAATTAGGACAGTTAATGGCAATTGATGCACTTAACCGTAATGAGTCTTGTGGTGGTCACTTCCGTGAGGAGTACCAAACAGAAGAAGGTGAAGCTATGCGTGATGATGCAAATTATACTTATGTTGCCGCTTGGGAATATAAAGGTGATGACATCAACACTGAGGTTTTACACAAAGAGGAATTAAATTACAAATATATCGAGCTTAAAACTCGTAGTTATAAATAA
- a CDS encoding succinate dehydrogenase cytochrome b subunit has protein sequence MANESLLKSSIGKKFAMALSALFLIVFLLQHFVINALSVINPNGFNEVSAFMSDNPFIQYLMQPILLIGVVYHFVMGFVLEAQNKKARGPVAYQKYNGAANASWMSRNMLVSGSVILVFLLLHLYDFWVPTITDHYIAPNPEFAQGNYFMDHLNHVFTLEGALSFVRLVIYIVAFVFLSLHLQHGFASAFQSIGARHNKYTPVIVAFGKWYSILIPAGFIIIAVYHFFVK, from the coding sequence ATGGCAAATGAATCATTACTAAAATCGTCGATTGGTAAGAAGTTCGCGATGGCGCTTTCAGCGTTATTTTTGATCGTGTTCTTGTTACAACATTTCGTGATTAATGCATTATCTGTTATTAATCCGAATGGGTTCAATGAAGTTTCGGCTTTCATGAGTGATAACCCTTTTATCCAATATTTAATGCAGCCTATTTTATTAATTGGTGTTGTATACCACTTTGTAATGGGGTTTGTATTAGAAGCGCAAAACAAGAAAGCGCGTGGACCAGTTGCTTATCAAAAGTATAATGGTGCTGCAAATGCTTCTTGGATGTCAAGAAACATGTTAGTTTCTGGATCTGTAATTTTAGTTTTCTTATTATTACACTTGTATGACTTTTGGGTTCCTACAATTACTGATCACTACATTGCTCCAAATCCTGAGTTTGCTCAAGGAAATTACTTTATGGATCACTTAAACCACGTTTTCACATTAGAAGGTGCTTTAAGTTTTGTAAGATTAGTAATTTACATTGTTGCATTTGTATTTTTATCATTACACTTACAACATGGATTTGCATCTGCATTCCAATCTATTGGTGCAAGACACAACAAATACACTCCAGTAATTGTTGCTTTCGGGAAATGGTATTCAATTTTAATTCCAGCAGGTTTCATTATCATCGCTGTTTACCATTTTTTTGTTAAATAA
- a CDS encoding RNA polymerase sigma factor, whose amino-acid sequence MNNKAKIFTELVEKNQGIIHKVCRIYTDDKDSHDDLFQEIVLQLWRSYDSFKGDSKFSTWMYRVSLNTAITLIRKKTKSSETDFNEAQFLNLKSEDKDEFLEERITLLYAAIRLLNDVERALVLLFLEDLPYKDIAETLGISEVNARVKMNRVKIKLKEIMSKMEQ is encoded by the coding sequence TTGAATAATAAAGCAAAAATATTTACCGAATTAGTCGAGAAAAATCAGGGAATTATCCATAAGGTTTGTCGTATATATACAGACGACAAGGATTCTCATGACGATTTATTTCAGGAAATTGTATTGCAATTATGGCGCTCTTACGATTCCTTCAAAGGAGATTCAAAATTTAGTACATGGATGTATCGTGTTAGCTTGAACACAGCGATTACATTAATCAGAAAAAAAACAAAATCGAGTGAAACTGATTTTAATGAAGCTCAATTTTTAAATTTAAAATCAGAAGACAAAGACGAATTTTTAGAGGAACGCATCACACTTTTATATGCTGCAATTAGATTATTAAATGACGTAGAACGTGCATTGGTACTGCTATTTTTAGAAGACTTACCTTACAAAGATATTGCCGAAACTTTAGGAATTTCGGAAGTAAATGCACGCGTTAAGATGAACAGAGTGAAGATAAAATTGAAAGAGATAATGTCTAAAATGGAACAATAA